Proteins encoded together in one Oncorhynchus mykiss isolate Arlee chromosome 7, USDA_OmykA_1.1, whole genome shotgun sequence window:
- the LOC110528193 gene encoding E3 ubiquitin-protein ligase DTX3L isoform X2, whose protein sequence is MAENDVDMLDVCDNSDPALAASRAPHYPQWTSPSPHGRGDMTYSSGTSGEPVIVTQPHSCPSSHTQRTVLTDKNLYLTDDESEEGLDTPPQDLNQAKVEERKQPSASPDEATVYVTVKWPRKDLPPKWESTLEKTLQSWLNKDFGDKTTDCTLKGLYYNGSWAEVKITPSTDLKVLLNQRATQMTFKDQAKTTATVQFHKTAPSTSWNQSDFKPSSMDGSPPTSHTPQDVKLPMTVRTIIDLSGIPHEAQVALQTRFSQYHTYHSLTFTGNFEEVEKFQRKVNKVIKEAEARPAGDWNGLAATPSMTHKGMNTHEAPGQTEMSFPVPLTLFGYINQAYQKEMEDIQKRNGVKINADVKVSIKEDSEKTGRDCLLPKAYQELIDLFQKCAGDFHSNSAHLPHMNLEDLQNTLKNIQNEESRLVLNVSANSCNVFGPKQSMVAVRKAFGVGHSSTVKTFGMDHSSTDEAFGSGRRSTEIPQKIVLDIKDPLVSSGLSMDPAHWEMIQKIFDEQIKAIQNKFGVVFMNNPSQGKVRVTTRPIKSQHTASLESHAIRALMHLYQKVATSTMSCYLLDTTQAGTVGDMLEKIRSRHQCVGAGEKYGPWRLIGLPEHLGPAVKELEEKLGGPVFKEEDKQRIVYPEDFNTGAAEVGAAGEATCPICMDIFTNKEKLSCTHEFCKECLRRSVESMGPSCPVCKDVYGKVEGDQPDGTMTHTISYTNLPGFTQCDTIVINYDIPDGKQTRKHPNPGKHFYGTQRRAYLPNNIEGNEVLKLLKKAFNQRLIFTVGISRTTGAENVVTWNDIHHKTNIGGGAQSFGYPDHDYLSRVKDELKAKGIK, encoded by the exons ATGGCAGAAAATGACGTTGACATGCTGGATGTGTGTGATAAT TCTGACCCAGCCTTGGCTGCCAGTAGAGCACCGCACTATCCACAATGGACGTCTCCTAGCCCCCATGGGAGAGGTGATATG ACCTATTCTTCAGGAACAAGTGGGGAGCCAGTGATAGTAACACAGCCACATTCATGTCCTAGCAGTCACACCCAAAGGACTGTTTTGACTGATA AGAACCTGTATTTGACAGATGATGAATCTGAAGAAGGACTGGATACACCACCCCAG GATCTGAATCAAGCTAAGGTTGAAGAGAGAAAGCAGCCATCAGCATCTCCAGATGAGGCTACAGTCTACGTCACTGTGAAGTGGCCTAGGAAAGACCTTCCACCAAAATGGGAATCTACACTAGAGAAAACTCTCCAGTCATGGCTCAATAAAGACTTTGGTGATAAGACTACAGATTGTACCTTGAAAGGTCTTTATTACAATGGGTCATGGGCTGAGGTCAAGATAACTCCCTCAACAG ATCTAAAAGTACTTCTGAATCAGAGGGCAACACAGATGACTTTCAAAGACCAGGCCAAGACAACCGCTACTGTGCAGTTTCACAAGACTGCACCATCTACATCCTGGAACCAATCAGACTTTAAACCTAGCTCAATGGATGGCTCTCCTCCAACATCACACACTCCACAGGAT GTCAAACTCCCAATGACTGTAAGGACTATCATTGATCTCAGTGGCATCCCACATGAAGCACAGGTTGCCCTTCAGACCAGGTTCAGTCAGTACCACACTTATCACTCACTGACCTTTACTGGGAACTTTGAGGAAGTGGAGAAGTTCCAAAGAAAGGTGAACAAGGTCATCAAGGAAGCTGAGGCTAGGCCAGCAGGTGATTGGAATGGTTTAGCAGCGACACCAAGTATGACTCACAAGGGAATGAACACCCATGAAGCCCCTGGGCAAACAGAAATGAGCTTTCCAGTCCCACTGACCCTCTTTGGGTACATTaaccaggcctaccagaaggagATGGAGGACATACAGAAAAGAAATGGAGTCAAAATCAATGCAGATGTGAAGGTGTCCATCAAAGAAGATTCAGAGAAAACAGGCAGAGATTGTCTGCTGCCCAAAGCCTACCAGGAGTTAATTGACCTCTTCCAGAAGTGTGCAGGTGATTTTCACAGCAACTCCGCACATCTGCCACACATGAATCTAGAAGACCTCCAGAATACGCTGAAGAACATCCAGAATGAGGAGTCCAGGCTGGTGCTGAATGTGTCCGCCAACAGTTGCAATGTGTTTGGGCCGAAGCAGAGCATGGTAGCAGTCAGGAAGGCTTTTGGGGTGGGCCACAGCTCCACAGTGAAGACCTTCGGAATGGATCACAGCTCCACAGATGAGGCCTTTGGATCTGGAAGGAGATCTACAGAGATTCCACAGAAGATTGTACTTGACATCAAAGACCCACTGGTGTCAAGTGGGCTGTCCATGGACCCAGCCCACTGGGAGATGATTCAAAAAAtatttgatgaacaaataaaagCAATCCAAAATAAATTTGGAGTAGTTTTCATGAATAATCCCTCTCAGGGGAAGGTCAGAGTGACAACCAGACCTATCAAGTCCCAACACACTGCCTCTCTGGAAAGCCACGCCATCAGAGCTCTCATGCACCTCTACCAGAAGGTTGCCACGTCAACAATGAGCTGCTATCTGCTAGACACTACCCAGGCAGGGACCGTGGGGGATATGCTGGAGAAGATCCGCTCTCGACACCAATGTGTTGGGGCAGGAGAAAAATACGGTCCCTGGAGGCTGATTGGCCTACCGGAGCATTTAGGCCCTGCTGTCAAAGAGCTTGAAGAGAAGCTGGGTGGGCCTGTGTTTAAAGAGGAAGACAAGCAGAGGATTGTGTATCCTGAAGACTTCAACACTGGAGCAGCTGAGGTGGGAGCAGCTGGAGAAGCGACATGCCCCATATGCATGGATATATTTACCAACAAGGAGAAGTTGTCGTGCACCCATGAGTTTTGTAAAGAGTGTCTGAGGCGGTCAGTGGAATCCATGGGCCCCAGCTGTCCTGTGTGTAAGGATGTGTACGGGAAGGTGGAGGGAGACCAGCCTGATGGAACAATGACACACACTATTTCTTACACCAACCTACCTGGATTCACTCAATGTGACACGATAGTTATCAACTATGATATTCCAGATGGAAAACAGACG AGAAAACATCCCAACCCTGGAAAGCACTTCTATGGGACCCAAAGAAGGGCTTATCTACCCAATAACATAGAGGGGAATGAGGTCCTGAAGCTGCTGAAGAAAGCATTTAATCAGAGGCTGATTTTCACAGTTGGGATCTCCAGAACCACTGGGGCAGAAAACGTAGTGACCTGGAATGACATTCACCACAAAACCAACATCGGAGGAGGGGCACAAAG TTTCGGCTATCCTGACCATGACTACCTGAGCAGAGTGAAAGATGAGCTGAAAGCCAAAGGCATCAAATGA
- the LOC110528193 gene encoding E3 ubiquitin-protein ligase DTX3L isoform X1, giving the protein MAENDVDMLDVCDNSDPALAASRAPHYPQWTSPSPHGRGDMTYSSGTSGEPVIVTQPHSCPSSHTQRTVLTDKQKNLYLTDDESEEGLDTPPQDLNQAKVEERKQPSASPDEATVYVTVKWPRKDLPPKWESTLEKTLQSWLNKDFGDKTTDCTLKGLYYNGSWAEVKITPSTDLKVLLNQRATQMTFKDQAKTTATVQFHKTAPSTSWNQSDFKPSSMDGSPPTSHTPQDVKLPMTVRTIIDLSGIPHEAQVALQTRFSQYHTYHSLTFTGNFEEVEKFQRKVNKVIKEAEARPAGDWNGLAATPSMTHKGMNTHEAPGQTEMSFPVPLTLFGYINQAYQKEMEDIQKRNGVKINADVKVSIKEDSEKTGRDCLLPKAYQELIDLFQKCAGDFHSNSAHLPHMNLEDLQNTLKNIQNEESRLVLNVSANSCNVFGPKQSMVAVRKAFGVGHSSTVKTFGMDHSSTDEAFGSGRRSTEIPQKIVLDIKDPLVSSGLSMDPAHWEMIQKIFDEQIKAIQNKFGVVFMNNPSQGKVRVTTRPIKSQHTASLESHAIRALMHLYQKVATSTMSCYLLDTTQAGTVGDMLEKIRSRHQCVGAGEKYGPWRLIGLPEHLGPAVKELEEKLGGPVFKEEDKQRIVYPEDFNTGAAEVGAAGEATCPICMDIFTNKEKLSCTHEFCKECLRRSVESMGPSCPVCKDVYGKVEGDQPDGTMTHTISYTNLPGFTQCDTIVINYDIPDGKQTRKHPNPGKHFYGTQRRAYLPNNIEGNEVLKLLKKAFNQRLIFTVGISRTTGAENVVTWNDIHHKTNIGGGAQSFGYPDHDYLSRVKDELKAKGIK; this is encoded by the exons ATGGCAGAAAATGACGTTGACATGCTGGATGTGTGTGATAAT TCTGACCCAGCCTTGGCTGCCAGTAGAGCACCGCACTATCCACAATGGACGTCTCCTAGCCCCCATGGGAGAGGTGATATG ACCTATTCTTCAGGAACAAGTGGGGAGCCAGTGATAGTAACACAGCCACATTCATGTCCTAGCAGTCACACCCAAAGGACTGTTTTGACTGATAAGCAAAAG AACCTGTATTTGACAGATGATGAATCTGAAGAAGGACTGGATACACCACCCCAG GATCTGAATCAAGCTAAGGTTGAAGAGAGAAAGCAGCCATCAGCATCTCCAGATGAGGCTACAGTCTACGTCACTGTGAAGTGGCCTAGGAAAGACCTTCCACCAAAATGGGAATCTACACTAGAGAAAACTCTCCAGTCATGGCTCAATAAAGACTTTGGTGATAAGACTACAGATTGTACCTTGAAAGGTCTTTATTACAATGGGTCATGGGCTGAGGTCAAGATAACTCCCTCAACAG ATCTAAAAGTACTTCTGAATCAGAGGGCAACACAGATGACTTTCAAAGACCAGGCCAAGACAACCGCTACTGTGCAGTTTCACAAGACTGCACCATCTACATCCTGGAACCAATCAGACTTTAAACCTAGCTCAATGGATGGCTCTCCTCCAACATCACACACTCCACAGGAT GTCAAACTCCCAATGACTGTAAGGACTATCATTGATCTCAGTGGCATCCCACATGAAGCACAGGTTGCCCTTCAGACCAGGTTCAGTCAGTACCACACTTATCACTCACTGACCTTTACTGGGAACTTTGAGGAAGTGGAGAAGTTCCAAAGAAAGGTGAACAAGGTCATCAAGGAAGCTGAGGCTAGGCCAGCAGGTGATTGGAATGGTTTAGCAGCGACACCAAGTATGACTCACAAGGGAATGAACACCCATGAAGCCCCTGGGCAAACAGAAATGAGCTTTCCAGTCCCACTGACCCTCTTTGGGTACATTaaccaggcctaccagaaggagATGGAGGACATACAGAAAAGAAATGGAGTCAAAATCAATGCAGATGTGAAGGTGTCCATCAAAGAAGATTCAGAGAAAACAGGCAGAGATTGTCTGCTGCCCAAAGCCTACCAGGAGTTAATTGACCTCTTCCAGAAGTGTGCAGGTGATTTTCACAGCAACTCCGCACATCTGCCACACATGAATCTAGAAGACCTCCAGAATACGCTGAAGAACATCCAGAATGAGGAGTCCAGGCTGGTGCTGAATGTGTCCGCCAACAGTTGCAATGTGTTTGGGCCGAAGCAGAGCATGGTAGCAGTCAGGAAGGCTTTTGGGGTGGGCCACAGCTCCACAGTGAAGACCTTCGGAATGGATCACAGCTCCACAGATGAGGCCTTTGGATCTGGAAGGAGATCTACAGAGATTCCACAGAAGATTGTACTTGACATCAAAGACCCACTGGTGTCAAGTGGGCTGTCCATGGACCCAGCCCACTGGGAGATGATTCAAAAAAtatttgatgaacaaataaaagCAATCCAAAATAAATTTGGAGTAGTTTTCATGAATAATCCCTCTCAGGGGAAGGTCAGAGTGACAACCAGACCTATCAAGTCCCAACACACTGCCTCTCTGGAAAGCCACGCCATCAGAGCTCTCATGCACCTCTACCAGAAGGTTGCCACGTCAACAATGAGCTGCTATCTGCTAGACACTACCCAGGCAGGGACCGTGGGGGATATGCTGGAGAAGATCCGCTCTCGACACCAATGTGTTGGGGCAGGAGAAAAATACGGTCCCTGGAGGCTGATTGGCCTACCGGAGCATTTAGGCCCTGCTGTCAAAGAGCTTGAAGAGAAGCTGGGTGGGCCTGTGTTTAAAGAGGAAGACAAGCAGAGGATTGTGTATCCTGAAGACTTCAACACTGGAGCAGCTGAGGTGGGAGCAGCTGGAGAAGCGACATGCCCCATATGCATGGATATATTTACCAACAAGGAGAAGTTGTCGTGCACCCATGAGTTTTGTAAAGAGTGTCTGAGGCGGTCAGTGGAATCCATGGGCCCCAGCTGTCCTGTGTGTAAGGATGTGTACGGGAAGGTGGAGGGAGACCAGCCTGATGGAACAATGACACACACTATTTCTTACACCAACCTACCTGGATTCACTCAATGTGACACGATAGTTATCAACTATGATATTCCAGATGGAAAACAGACG AGAAAACATCCCAACCCTGGAAAGCACTTCTATGGGACCCAAAGAAGGGCTTATCTACCCAATAACATAGAGGGGAATGAGGTCCTGAAGCTGCTGAAGAAAGCATTTAATCAGAGGCTGATTTTCACAGTTGGGATCTCCAGAACCACTGGGGCAGAAAACGTAGTGACCTGGAATGACATTCACCACAAAACCAACATCGGAGGAGGGGCACAAAG TTTCGGCTATCCTGACCATGACTACCTGAGCAGAGTGAAAGATGAGCTGAAAGCCAAAGGCATCAAATGA